The sequence below is a genomic window from Granulicatella elegans.
GAGCTATATTTGAATAATTCTCATATAAATCATTTTCACTTATGACAATTTCCAATTAACTGCCTTTTGTCGTGCCTCAACAAAATTTTTATAGATACCTTCTGCTTGAATTAGCTCTTCATGTGTGCCTTTTTGATTTATTTTTCCATTTGCTAAAACAAGTATTTGGTTTGCATTTTTTATTGTCTTTAGTCTGTGTGCTATCATTATTACTGTTTTATTTCTTGTGAGTTCCTCCATAGCAACCTGCAATTTATCCTCATTTTCAGGGTCTACATTTGCAGTAGCTTCATCGAAAATAATAATAGGTGCATTCTTTATCATTGCTCTTGCAATTGATATTCTTTGTCTTTCTCCACCAGATAAACTTGCACCTCCCTCTCCTATAACTGTTTCATATTGTTCAGGAAGCTTCATAATAAATTCATGACAACACGCTTTCTTTGCAGCTTCTATAACTTCCTCATGTGTAGCATCTGGCTTAGCAAACTTTATATTGTTCTCAATAGTGTCTTGAAATAAATAAACATTTTGAAAAACCATACTAATTTGTCTCATTAATGACTCCAATGAATATTCTTTAATATTATGTTTACCTATGCTGATTTCTCCTTTCTCTACATCCCAAAATCTCGCTATCAAATTGCAAAATGTAGTTTTTCCAGCTCCTGAAGGTCCAACTATAGCTGTCATTTGGTTTTGTGGTATCTTGACAGAAATATCATCAAGGATTTTTTTGCCTGAATAAGAAAACTCTACATTATCAAAAGAAATATCGAAAGTAGTAGGCTTTATGTCTTTTCCATCAATATCCATCTGTGGAAATTTCTCTAACTTCTTTGTTTGCTCAATAGATCCACTAACAACTCTGAGAGAAGTTGTTGCACTTCCTGCCAATTTTATTTGAGAAAAAGCAAGAAAAGAAATTATAATCGTCATAACTGTATTTAAGAATGAGAGTTCTCCATTGATATAAAAGAAAATACCTGCACCTATTATCAAAATGCTAAACAAATCCAAAAGAATATTTTGCAAAATCGTATAAGGTGTAAACAGTTTTTCACAATCAAGATTTATTTTTCTACTATTTTCAATAGCACCTCTGACTTTTTCATCTCCTTTCCCTGTTAAATTGAAGGATTTTATAACAGACATTCCTCCAATTTGTTCTAAAATGGCATCAACTAATTTAGCAGATGCTTTTTGTCTTTTAGGAAGAACACTCCTTGATTTGCTTTCCATTTTTGAGAGAACAAATAAGTACAATAGGCATCCAATTGCAACAATAAAACCTATTCTCCACTCAAATGCTAAAATCATTATTGTAAATATTATCGTGTTTATAAAACCTGATAATGTATTTACCATAACCATTGCTGCGGTATTTTCTACATCTTCTAAAACAGTTGTAGAAATTCCAACCACTTCACCAATATTGTTTTCATTGAAAAATCCCATAGGTATTTTTTTTAACATTTCACCTATTGCTACTCTTTTATTTGCCACCATGAAATAACTTGCATGGCATTGCTGTAATTGTGAAAAATAATTTGTAACACTTCTTCCGATTATGCTAATAACAAGAAGTATTAATGCGATCCACGCGGGCATCATGCTCATGTCTTTTTGGACAATTGCTTTCACTATAAAATAAATAGCACTGATTTGAAGCATATGAAAAATCGCAAACAAAAAACTTACCCATATAGAGTGATATACATTTTTCTTTTCATCACCTGAGAAATCTAAAATCTTTTTTAAAGCACTTAACATTTCATCCCACCATCCTTTGTTCCTATATGAGCGTTCCACATATTTCGGTATAATTCACAACCTTTTAATAATTCATCATGCTTACCGTATGAAACAAGTTTTCCATTCTCAATTAAGAATATTTGTTCTGCATCTGTTATAGTTGATAATCTATGAGCAATAATAATCACCGTTTTATCTTTTATAAGCTTTGATAAAGCTTGCTTTATAATCACTTCATTTTCAGGATCTATATATGAAGTAGCTTCATCAAGTATTACAATAGGTGCATTTTTGAGCATTGCTCTTGCTATAGATATTCTTTGCCTTTCTCCACCAGAAACATGGCTACCACTACTTCCGACAACCGTATCGTAACCATGTTCCATTTTCATAATAAAATCATGACAACCCGATTTCTTAGCAATGTCTTCTACTTCTTTATCACTGGCACTTGGATTACCCATTCGGATATTTTCCCTAATACTTTCGTTGAACAAAAAATTATCCTGCGAAACAAAGGCAGTTAAACTATATAATTGCTTTAATGGAATTTCATTAAGATTGTATCCACCAATATTTATATTTCCTTCCGTAATATCCCAATATCCAGCTATTAATTTTGCTAAAGTTGACTTACCACTTCCACTTGGTCCAACAAAAGCCACTGTTGTCCCTTCTTTTATGTTTAGGGATATTCCATGAAGAATTTCTTTTTCTTCTTCATATCCAAACTTTACATTTTGTAAATCAATATTATATTGCTGGATAGTTACTTCTCTATCAGAATGCTCTTGTTCTTTTCCTTCTAAAATTAAGTTAATAGAATTAGCAATAGTTCCTATCTTAGCAAGACCATCAACAAAATTGATTGTTTCAAGTAAAGGTCCTGCAATACCTAAAGATAGAATAATTACAGATATAAATACTTCTGCACTTAAACTGCCGCTAATGTAGAAATACCAACCAAATGGAAGCACTGTTATCATTGTAGTAGGAGATATATTTTTAGATAAAGATACAGGTAACTGACAGCTCTTCATCCATTCATAAAAGTATCTTGCATTTGCAATGACTTTATCTTTGTACTTTGCGTACGATCTCTTGTCTTGATTAAATGTTTTTATCACTTCTATTCCATTGACATACTCAATAATTGCAGAATTCATTTCTCGATTTACCTTTACAGATCCTTCATATTGAACAGCATAATTTTTCATTACGAGTCCCATAAAAAGCATTCCCACAGGAATGGATACTAATGATAAAAGAGCCATTCTCCAATCAAGAAATAATAAGTAAATAAATATACTCAAAGAACCTAAGAGATTCGATGTCATTTCAGGCAACAGGTGAGCGAGCGGTTTCTCCATACTTTCAACCTGATCCACTATAATCTGCTTAAAGTTTCCGCTTGGAACAGAGATTATTTCTCCTAATGGCATCTTTGGAAGTTTTTCAAGCATTCTTAAACGAACATCTTTCAGTACACTAAAAGTTGCTTTATGGGATACAGATAAAGCCATAGAGTATAAAAATGATTTTAAGATGTAGGATAACAATCCTATTCCTAACCATAAAGAATAAATTTTAAAATCCTCATTTCCCTTTAACAATTCAACTAAAATACGACTTGCTGCAATATATGGAATAATCCCTGCAATAACACCGATACTCGCTATAAATACAGATGTTTTTAACTTTGAATGTTCCTTTTTTGCAAGCTCCCACAATATAGTAGCAGGACTTTTTTGTTTCATAATCAACACCTCCAAATGAAATAACTTAATTAGCTAACTTAGTTATCTTTATTTTAAAAAATATAAGGGCGTTTAATACCCTTTCCCTTATATTTAAAAACATCGCAATTTCTCCCATCCATCATAAAAAAACTTCGAAACTATTCTTGTGTTTAACTTTACTTCTTCTTCTGTTTGAGAATGTATTATAATTTCACACAATGCATTAATATAAGCATGGTTTAACAAATGCATTGCATCTTTAGGGACTTCTGATTTTATATTCTTTTTCTTTGAAATAATCTGAAACGCTTTATGTCTGTTTATATCTTCCTTTTCCACAAGAAGCTCTATAAAATTATCATATTTCGTACCATATGATTTATATATTAAAAGATTAAATAAATCTTTTTTGCTAAACATATATAATGCAGATTCAATTGACCCTTCAATGTTAATTTTTGATAAATCTTCTCCACAATTTTTTTCTATGTTTTGAAAAGATTCCTCTTCAAACTTGCTATAAAAACCCAAAAGTTCGTTTGCCAATGGATCAACTAAACTGATAAATAAATCTTCTTTATCATTAAAATGCCTGTAAAAAGCACCCGTTGTAACCCCAGCATCTTTGCAAATTTTTCTTAAATTAGCTCGTTCATAGCCATCATTTAAAAAATTAACTTTACCACTATCCATAATCTTTTTATGTGTTAAATCATAACCAGTAATTTCTGTCATATCCCACTTCCTTTACTAACGGCTAAATTTATAAGTTTGCGGCATATAGATAACTTAGTTATCATTATATACTCTTATCTTATTTTTGTCAATAGGAACAGTAGAAAATCATACTTAATTATGATATAATTACTAATAATTAAATACAGGCTTAACGCTAATAACTTTAATAGCAAGCACAGTAAGTGAGTACCCACTTACGAAAAATTAATGGAGCAGACCTTTACGGAATGCTCCATTTTTTTAATTTTTACCTTGTTAGGGAGAACCCTAAGACCCCAATATTTTATGATAAGGAGAACTACTATGGATAATAGAAAAAGAAATAATCAACTAAAAATATATTTAACAGATGAAGAAAAAGAAGTATTTGAAAAGAAAATGAAACTTGCTAATTGTAAAACTATGTCCCACTTTCTTAGGAAATGTGTATTGGAAAAAGAGATTTATGTTGTAGATTTAGAACCATTTAGAAACCTACAATGGCTACTTTCGAATGCAACAAATAATATAAATCAGATTGCAAAAGCTACTAATACAACTGGTGTTATTTACAAAAATGAAATTGAATCGATGGATAAGCAGATAGAAAAATTATCAAAAGAAATATGGCAGATCCATTCCCTACTTCTTAATAAATCAAAAGAAAGTTCTGGTGATTAGTATGGCAATTACGAAAATACATCCTATAAAATCAACTCTAAATTTGGCAATAGACTATATAACTAAGAGTGAAAAAACTGATGAAAAAATCTTGGTATCTTCATTCAAATGTCATCCATCTACTGCACACATTCAATTTATGAAAACACGAGAAGACAATGATACTAAAGGTACAGTTTTGGCTAGACATTTAATTCAATCTTTTCTACCAGGAGAGGTTGATCCTATAAAAGCTAATGAAATTGGAATGGAATTATGTAAGAAAATTTTAAAAGAAGATTATGAATTTGTTCTTGCAACTCATATAGATAGAGGGCATATCCATAACCATATTATTTTTAATAATGTTAATTATAAGACTGGTAAATGCTACCAATCTAACAAAAAAACTTACCACAAAATCAGGTATCAAAGTGACGAATTATGTAAAGAAAATAAGCTTTCAGTTATTGATGAAAATTATGAAGCTTACAAAAGAAAATATAAAACTGCTAGTAAGTCTTGGTACGAATATGACCAAAAAAAGAAAGGAAATTCTTGGAAGTCTAAACTGCAATTTGATATAGATAGAATGATTAATAAGTCTAACTCGTGGAAAGAGTTTTTAGAAAATATGAAATCTCTTGATTATGAAATTAAGTTTGGTAAACATATTGCTTTTCGTCATAAAGATAAGCAAAGATTTACAAGAGCAAAGACTATCGGAGAAGATTATACTGAAGATAAAATTAAAGAAAGAATAGATTTAGCTATTATGAACAAAGCTAATCCTATTAAAAAACGTGTAGGAAATGTTATTGATATATCTACTAATGAAAAAGTACAATCCTCTAAAGGTTACGAAGTCTGGGCAAGAAAACATAATATCAAAACAATGGCTGATTCAATAATTAAATTAAGAGAACAAGGAATTAATTCAATCACTCAGCTCGATGATCTAATCAAAAAATCTGCTGATGATAGACAAGACTTATTAGATAAAATAAAGAAGATTG
It includes:
- a CDS encoding ABC transporter ATP-binding protein, coding for MLSALKKILDFSGDEKKNVYHSIWVSFLFAIFHMLQISAIYFIVKAIVQKDMSMMPAWIALILLVISIIGRSVTNYFSQLQQCHASYFMVANKRVAIGEMLKKIPMGFFNENNIGEVVGISTTVLEDVENTAAMVMVNTLSGFINTIIFTIMILAFEWRIGFIVAIGCLLYLFVLSKMESKSRSVLPKRQKASAKLVDAILEQIGGMSVIKSFNLTGKGDEKVRGAIENSRKINLDCEKLFTPYTILQNILLDLFSILIIGAGIFFYINGELSFLNTVMTIIISFLAFSQIKLAGSATTSLRVVSGSIEQTKKLEKFPQMDIDGKDIKPTTFDISFDNVEFSYSGKKILDDISVKIPQNQMTAIVGPSGAGKTTFCNLIARFWDVEKGEISIGKHNIKEYSLESLMRQISMVFQNVYLFQDTIENNIKFAKPDATHEEVIEAAKKACCHEFIMKLPEQYETVIGEGGASLSGGERQRISIARAMIKNAPIIIFDEATANVDPENEDKLQVAMEELTRNKTVIMIAHRLKTIKNANQILVLANGKINQKGTHEELIQAEGIYKNFVEARQKAVNWKLS
- a CDS encoding ABC transporter ATP-binding protein gives rise to the protein MKQKSPATILWELAKKEHSKLKTSVFIASIGVIAGIIPYIAASRILVELLKGNEDFKIYSLWLGIGLLSYILKSFLYSMALSVSHKATFSVLKDVRLRMLEKLPKMPLGEIISVPSGNFKQIIVDQVESMEKPLAHLLPEMTSNLLGSLSIFIYLLFLDWRMALLSLVSIPVGMLFMGLVMKNYAVQYEGSVKVNREMNSAIIEYVNGIEVIKTFNQDKRSYAKYKDKVIANARYFYEWMKSCQLPVSLSKNISPTTMITVLPFGWYFYISGSLSAEVFISVIILSLGIAGPLLETINFVDGLAKIGTIANSINLILEGKEQEHSDREVTIQQYNIDLQNVKFGYEEEKEILHGISLNIKEGTTVAFVGPSGSGKSTLAKLIAGYWDITEGNINIGGYNLNEIPLKQLYSLTAFVSQDNFLFNESIRENIRMGNPSASDKEVEDIAKKSGCHDFIMKMEHGYDTVVGSSGSHVSGGERQRISIARAMLKNAPIVILDEATSYIDPENEVIIKQALSKLIKDKTVIIIAHRLSTITDAEQIFLIENGKLVSYGKHDELLKGCELYRNMWNAHIGTKDGGMKC
- a CDS encoding TetR/AcrR family transcriptional regulator: MTEITGYDLTHKKIMDSGKVNFLNDGYERANLRKICKDAGVTTGAFYRHFNDKEDLFISLVDPLANELLGFYSKFEEESFQNIEKNCGEDLSKINIEGSIESALYMFSKKDLFNLLIYKSYGTKYDNFIELLVEKEDINRHKAFQIISKKKNIKSEVPKDAMHLLNHAYINALCEIIIHSQTEEEVKLNTRIVSKFFYDGWEKLRCF
- a CDS encoding plasmid mobilization protein, giving the protein MDNRKRNNQLKIYLTDEEKEVFEKKMKLANCKTMSHFLRKCVLEKEIYVVDLEPFRNLQWLLSNATNNINQIAKATNTTGVIYKNEIESMDKQIEKLSKEIWQIHSLLLNKSKESSGD
- a CDS encoding relaxase/mobilization nuclease domain-containing protein encodes the protein MAITKIHPIKSTLNLAIDYITKSEKTDEKILVSSFKCHPSTAHIQFMKTREDNDTKGTVLARHLIQSFLPGEVDPIKANEIGMELCKKILKEDYEFVLATHIDRGHIHNHIIFNNVNYKTGKCYQSNKKTYHKIRYQSDELCKENKLSVIDENYEAYKRKYKTASKSWYEYDQKKKGNSWKSKLQFDIDRMINKSNSWKEFLENMKSLDYEIKFGKHIAFRHKDKQRFTRAKTIGEDYTEDKIKERIDLAIMNKANPIKKRVGNVIDISTNEKVQSSKGYEVWARKHNIKTMADSIIKLREQGINSITQLDDLIKKSADDRQDLLDKIKKIETEMKSLYQDMENINTINKYREIYKYHKKNPDDKQFAEEYYSELSVYKIAAKEILENYNKLPKTKEILSKLDKLQEKKNTLMQEYSLNKEQFSDLVQYRKNYENYYGKEVER